In a single window of the Heterodontus francisci isolate sHetFra1 chromosome 35, sHetFra1.hap1, whole genome shotgun sequence genome:
- the LOC137350398 gene encoding histone H3-like has translation MCSRFSINRLCVSDCAESVEKMARTKQTARKSTGGKAPRKQLATKAARKSAPATGGVKKPHRYRPGTVALREIRRYQKSTELLIRKLPFQRLVREIAQDFKTDLRFQSSAVMALQEASESYLVGLFEDTNLCAIHAKRVTIMPKDIHLARRIRGERA, from the coding sequence ATGTGCAGCAGATTCAGTATTAACAGGCTGTGTGTCTCAGATTGTGCAGAATCCGTTGAGAAAATGGCCCGGACAAAGCAGACAGCGcgtaaatcgaccggagggaaagctcctcgcaaacagctggctaccaaagcggcccggaagagcgctccagccacgggcggagtaAAGAAGCCTCATCgctacagacccggcactgtggctctgagggagatccgccgctaccagaaatccactgagctcctcatccgcaaactgcccttccagcgcctggtcagaGAGATCgctcaggacttcaagacagacctgcgcttccagagctcggccgtcatggccctgcaggaggccagcgagtcttacctggtggggctctttgaggacaccaacctgtgcgccatccacgccaagcgagtcaccatcatgcccaaagacatccacctggcccgccgcatccgcggggaacgcgccTAA